The genomic segment TCATATGCTCCCCCATTTTGCAAAACAAAATCGGAGGACGAGTTCACAGCAAGACTTGACGGCTTGTAGTAACATGAGTTGTGGCAGGCCGAATCTTGGGCCACAAAGCGCCTCCATTTGCTTTTTGAGATACCGATGCCCTCTTCCTGTAGACAAGATATGCCGAGAAATGATTTTTTACCACCATATGAACGCCGTACCCATGTGCCGAAACCCGAAGCATTACATATTCCGCATCCCACGCTTTCCTCTCGCTCATCCCCTTTACCGCTTCTCCCGCTTCTCGCCGGCCTCGCGCTGGTTCTTTCTCATTTTTCTCTCGTTGCGTTTGATCCTCTCCATTCTTTCCCTCCGCTTGTCGCCCTGCCAGGTGGTGCCCTCCTTGCGCTTCGCCTCCTCCTTGGGATCGACCTCGACGAGCCAGTCGTCCTCGCCCTTCTTGTTCATGCCCTTGTAACCCCACTTGGCGCGCCACTCCTTGGTGTCCTCGTCAAAGACGAGGTTGCGGCGCTGCTCGCGCGTCTTGGGCTTGATTCCGCGCTTGGCGGCGAAGCGCTCCCATTTGGTGGGCTCCTTGGCCACCGGCACGGGCTTCTCGCGCGGGAGAGGGGTCGAGGGGTCCGGGATGGAGAGGAGGACGCCCTCGGGGGTGCTCTGGAGGGGGCAGGTGGTGAGGAGCTGGTTGATGAGGGCCTGGGCACCGTCGCGGGCGGTGGCGGCGAGGGAGTCTTCGATGGCGGACTTGTCGAGCTCGAGGGGGTTGGGGTCGTTGGCCAGGAGCAGGCCGAGGTCGAAGTTGTAGGGCGTCGGCTTGTTGACTGCGACGGGCAGCTTGGGGCGCGAGATGGGGAACGCCATTTTGTGTGTATCGTGTTTCCTCCTCGGATCGGTGAAATGTCTTTTCTGTGGGTTTGCGGTTGGGTTTCCCTTTCGAATGGGTTGAATGTGGTAGTTGTCTTGTCCGGCGGTTGCGCAGCGTACTGGAAGGTGGGATACTCTAGAACTTTTTTTCCTTTGGCTGGCTGGGTTTAGGAAATTTCGACGGGCGATAGCGATAAGAATCGGAACAACTGACACCGCCACGCCGGCTATTGACGCAGCCAATCAACGCTGTAAATTGGCCTGTGCACCTTGTTCCCCAGTTCGCTGGGTGCTGCCAGGGGGTGTGGCTTTAACGTCCCGAGAATTTACCATCGAACTTTTTGGGGAGAGCTTCCCAATCGCACGACGAACCAGCAAAACTGCAAGGGCGAAGTTGCGTCGGACGGAAAACGAAACGCTGGCCGGCATTCATTCGAATGGCATCATAACAAATCAGAGCGGATACCCACCCTACCGATAATCGACTCAGGAAACTGGTGTCCTTTTCTTCCCCCAGCAATTGCACACAATGGCTTCCGCAGCGAACTGCGCGCGGTGCCTCACCAGGCCCACGACCGCCGCCGCAACAGCCCCCCGAATCCTCTCGCAGCGCATCGTCCCCGTCATCACCGCATATGCCGGCGCCTCCGCGGCCCCCTTCTCGACATCGTCTGCCGACGCCGCTCCGCGCACTCTCAAGATGATTGGAAAGCACATCCGTCGCGGCAAGATCAACCAGAActccaagaagaagagggaCAACGTCAGGGTCAAGAAGCCGGCCCCCGGCGAGAGGAAGGCGTTCCGCAAGCGCATCACGCTGAGCAACAACAACGCCCTGGCCGTGGAGGGTCTCAAGGAGATCACCAACGAGACGCTGGCCGCGGCGGAGAGCAAGGGGTCCGTCGTCGGGCTGCCGGATAAGCTGGTCGATCAGCTCCGGACGCTCGAGGCGTTCAAGACGACGCAGAACTGGGGCCTGTTCCGAAGGCCGCATATGCTGGTCAGGGAGGAGACTGTCAAGCTCGCGAGCCGGCTGGATGCTGCCGCCAAGGAGAAGCAGACATTGAGATTGGCGTTGACGGGCGGCAAGATTGCAGGAAAGAGCATGCTGTTGCTGCAGGCCATGGCTCACTCGCTGATGAACAACTGGGTGGTCATTAACATGCCCGAAGGTACTTATCTTCTTTTCTCACAGCTTGAGGGCATGTTTTGCGAAGCGTCCATCACTGACCAAGTAAACCAGGCCAAGACCTCACCAACTCCAACGCGGACTACAGCCCCGTGCCCAACACCAAGCCCCTCCAGTTCTACCAGCCCATCTACACCTTCAACCTCCTCCAGACCATCGTCAAGACCAGCGGCCCCGTCCTGGAGCAGTACAAGATCTCAAAGGAGTACCCCGAGCTCCTCCACGTCCCCAAGGACGGCACCCTCCTCGACATCGCCACCGCCGCAAAGGAACCCGAGTTCGCCTGGCCCGCCTTCCAGGCCCTCTGGCACGAGCTCACCACCAACCCCGCGGGCCCCCCcgtcctcctcgccctcgaCGGCCTCTCCCACATCATGAAGATCTCGGCCTACCGCGACCCGGCCTACAACCTCGTCCACGCCCACGACCTCACCCTCGTCCGCCTCTTCGCCGACGCCCTCGCGGGCAAGACCCCGCTCGCCAACGGCGGCGCCGTCATCGCTGCCACCTCGCGCAGCAACGCGCCCCGCTCCCCGTCCATGGAACTCGCACTCGCGCagtccgccgccgccgccgcggacCAGTTCGTCCCCACGCCCGACCCGTACCTCAAGGGCTACGACGACCGCGTCTACGAGGCCGTCCGCGGCGTCGAGACCCTCGACGTCAGCGGCATCAGCCGCCAGGAGGCCCGCGCCGTCATGGAGTACTGGGCTGCCAGCGGCCTCATGCGCTCGCGCATCGACGAGTCGTCCGTCGCGGAGAAGTGGACTCTTGCTGGCGGCGGTGTCCTCGGCGAGTTGGAGCGGGCGAGCTTGCTCAACACGCGCGTGTTGCAGTACTAAATCAGGGATTCTCTGTCCTGTCCAAGAAGGGGAGTCTGAGGGGGAGAGAGAGGAAAACGGTGTAAAGAGAGAGAACGTGTATACATGTACTAGTGTACCAAGAGATGTCTACTTgtagaagggggggggggtaacAAAATTTTGTATTATACAACCATATCATCCAAATTTCATGGGAATTCCAATCTGTTATAACGATGTCTAAAATACCAGAAAAAGTGCGGAATCAGGCCAGAATCGGCCACATGTAGAAACGAGAGACATCTGATGCCAGTTGTtcattattttttatttccATCTCGGACGGGACTGGACAGCTAGTCCGCTCGCAAGCGCTCCGCCAGAATgttcctccttctccttgctCTCCTTCATCTTCCTCAACAATGTCAAAGCCAAAACGCCAAGTCCCAAAGGCTTCTTTTTCACGAAGCAAACTATGAGAAAACAACACAAGATTTGAGCTAACCACCAACCGCGCGATAAGACGACTACTACTACGACTCCCACATGCTCGCTCAAAATTCTCATTCGTCCCTCTCTGCGCCGTTGGAGGTGATGAAGACCAGCCTCGTACCATTTCCAGCCGTTTGCCAGACCTATTTAATGAATTATCAGCAATGTTCATCGACATAGGTGTTGGGAAAAAACTTACATCAAGCTCATTGTACTCCTCCAGAGCAGCAAGCCATTGGTCCTCCGTGAAGCCCTTTGCAATGACACGCTCCTTGACCTTGCGAAGACTGAGCTCGACACCgagctcctcctcgtcgtcgtcggcgtCGTCGGCGCGGCAGGCGCCGCTGTCGGCGAGGGTCTTGACGAGGTTGTAGATCCTGCTGCTGGCATTGAGGCGCTGGCGTCCATTGGCGGCCTGCTCGGCCGCGAGACTCTCCTTGGAGGCCTCGACGAGGCGCAGGGCTTCGTCGACGTCGTCGTGGGTGACCTCATTGCTGAAGCGCAGGCGGGCGAGGGCCTGCGCGAGGCGGACGACACCGAGGAGAGTACGCGGGGTGGTGTGGGTGAATTGCTCGCCCTTCTTCTCGGCGCGCTTTTGCTGGCCACGCATGCGGACGTACGTCTTGCCAATGTACTCGGAGACGGAGGCAGGGACGACAGGTCGGTAGGTGCGGGCCTGCGCGACGTAGGAGCGGACCTCGTGGGGAGAGAAGACGACTGAATCAGTGCCAATATCCGGGTGGCGCTGGTGCATGTGGACGTAGGTGACGTGCTTGGCAAGCTGGGCATCGGATTCGCGGGTCGGTGAGTCGAGAAGAAGGAAGATGATGTCGAATCGAGACAGAAGGGCGGCGGGAAGGTTGATATTCTCGACGGGGGAGATGCGGGGGTTGTAGCGGCCATAGATGGGATTAGCGGCGGCGAGGATAGAGGTGCGGGCGTTGAGGGTGGTGGAGATGCCGGCCTTGGAGATGGAGATGGTCTGCTGTTCCATGACCTCGTGGATGGCGGTGCGGTCATTGTCGTCCATCTTGTCGAATTCATCGATGCAGCAGATACCGTTGTCGGCAAGGACGAGGGCACCGCCTTCAAGGACCATCTCATCAGTGACAGGGTCTCGCATGACGGCGGCCGTCAGACCGACACCACTTGAACCACGGCCGGAGGTGTAGACACCACGAGGGGCGACCTTCGAGATGTACTTGAGCAATTGCGACTTGGCCACACCAGGGTCACCCATGAGGCAAATGTTCAGGTCACCACGAATCTTCATGCCGTCCTTGACCTCCTTTGTGACACCACCAATGAGTAGGAGAAGAAGAGCCTTCTTGACATCGAGGTGACCGAAAATCTCGGGGGCGATGGACTTGGCGAGAAGCTCGTAGACTTGGCCGGACTGTCTGTATTGGTCGATTCGGCGAACCAGAGCAGGATCGACAATCATCTCAGAGTAGGCCTTCTTGTGCTGAACGATGTGGTGCGCCTCCACGTAAGTATCGGTCAAGAGGCCGGCCTTCATCGCCTTGAAGCCAGTGTAGGGTGTGGGAAGGAAGATGCCAGAGATGTCGACAACGTCACCGGGGTTCACCTTGCGAACGGAGGTGCCGTAGCACAAGACGGTCAGAGTTCTAGGGATCTGGCCAATGGGTACCTGCTCGGCCAGCTCCTGGACCTTGACCTCCTGGAAGGGCAAGAACTTTGAGGCTCTTGAAGAAGGGTGTAGTTGACCCTTGGCTTGATTGGTCTTGCAGTCCTCGGACGGGCATACGGTCAGGGGGCCGTATGACTTGTCGTTGACGGGTTGGAAGATTTCACAGCCGCAGCGATCGCAAGTGTATGCGCTCACTTGTACGATAGGCTTGACGTCGGAAACTCGGGTGGCAATGGCTCGGACGGTGATGAGATGACCCAATTGCTCGCCCTTGACCTCTCGCACGGCGAGCGCCTTGACGGGGTGGGAGGGAGTTTCGGATCGGGGCTTGAAGACGAGGGTATACCGGCGCGTGAGCTCGGCGGGAAACTTGTCCTCAGCAATGCTGGGGTCGGGCAGCTGACCATCGACAGGCTCAGTAGCCTGCCTCTGAAGGATATCGTTTCTCTGTTTTCTCCGCTCCATGAGAACATCTAGCACATCATCCTTGAAACTATCGACTGTTAGCCATGATGCCCCTGAACGACAGGTGCCGGGGAGCCGTACGTGACATCT from the Colletotrichum lupini chromosome 3, complete sequence genome contains:
- a CDS encoding ribosome biogenesis regulatory protein; its protein translation is MAFPISRPKLPVAVNKPTPYNFDLGLLLANDPNPLELDKSAIEDSLAATARDGAQALINQLLTTCPLQSTPEGVLLSIPDPSTPLPREKPVPVAKEPTKWERFAAKRGIKPKTREQRRNLVFDEDTKEWRAKWGYKGMNKKGEDDWLVEVDPKEEAKRKEGTTWQGDKRRERMERIKRNERKMRKNQREAGEKREKR
- a CDS encoding MCM2/3/5 family protein, which codes for MTTDIVAESHRSLSCWSWGWKFSRKCILIPQLAPQVAAKSTTVRYLPHPAPNNLQSDSSRTTKSTLPAVVAETNSYPKTEGNQPHSRDRTDSVKMALRQFKAPVAYEAQQSALESFLTDFKASPEQTISHALGNITIDEDDFSDDEVMEDDETRGTRRQARSPPGPKYKVMMQKLADRKIDEVLIDLDDLASFESSLGDELQLVHSIEINTKHYVELMSRAVDKLMPQPSEDVTFKDDVLDVLMERRKQRNDILQRQATEPVDGQLPDPSIAEDKFPAELTRRYTLVFKPRSETPSHPVKALAVREVKGEQLGHLITVRAIATRVSDVKPIVQVSAYTCDRCGCEIFQPVNDKSYGPLTVCPSEDCKTNQAKGQLHPSSRASKFLPFQEVKVQELAEQVPIGQIPRTLTVLCYGTSVRKVNPGDVVDISGIFLPTPYTGFKAMKAGLLTDTYVEAHHIVQHKKAYSEMIVDPALVRRIDQYRQSGQVYELLAKSIAPEIFGHLDVKKALLLLLIGGVTKEVKDGMKIRGDLNICLMGDPGVAKSQLLKYISKVAPRGVYTSGRGSSGVGLTAAVMRDPVTDEMVLEGGALVLADNGICCIDEFDKMDDNDRTAIHEVMEQQTISISKAGISTTLNARTSILAAANPIYGRYNPRISPVENINLPAALLSRFDIIFLLLDSPTRESDAQLAKHVTYVHMHQRHPDIGTDSVVFSPHEVRSYVAQARTYRPVVPASVSEYIGKTYVRMRGQQKRAEKKGEQFTHTTPRTLLGVVRLAQALARLRFSNEVTHDDVDEALRLVEASKESLAAEQAANGRQRLNASSRIYNLVKTLADSGACRADDADDDEEELGVELSLRKVKERVIAKGFTEDQWLAALEEYNELDVWQTAGNVCFVKKKPLGLGVLALTLLRKMKESKEKEEHSGGALASGLAVQSHVSRFYMWPILA